The Sphaerospermopsis torques-reginae ITEP-024 genome has a window encoding:
- a CDS encoding HsdM family class I SAM-dependent methyltransferase, translating to MNKSIIVDWREQLGLSERRPPEFFHSLEAINTGNKSLPQAHAMRRAWKDLELDGILCVNNAPYIYFKEVSGIDYAQMRELHRHIWNQGIAPLLVVVSPTEIQVYSGLALPAKDEQKISQQNRLVQILNRVADEIELRQFIRAVELGELFREKPKSFKPDLRVDRYLLKNLADARRSLLAEEPVQTLDIRTVNALLWRTIFTCYLVDRKIIDCSYFHKIGATDCHRLIDLLERNEPNEAKRLLYALFQQLKSDFNGDLFDVDLQAENQLIKYGHINILKQFLRGDDLSSDQLSLGFWVYDFSVIPIETISSIYEHFLETQEKRESGIYYTPRFLAEIVLDTALDGWTSLLEKRFLDPACGSGIFLVAIFNRLAEEWRIKHRNISNDNEELAPALINILQQNIFGIDADSSETACRIAAFSLYLAFLDQLDPRDIQRLQKKGNALPKLVGHNLICKDFFAQDLPISANEFDLIVGNPPWAKVTGKKSLMEQWCQKEKHTIAQRQLASGFVWKAPQHLRDEGRICFLLPAGVLFNHQDKALEFQNEWLSTYTIEQVINLSDMRFYLFDGADRPTIIVRYRKEKPDRKLGSIEYITPKTELETIRAEILSISPDDQKKVRLREVLYDLNNQEAALVWKHSFWGTPRDRKFLERLSDLPRLDDLVDTLEDLRYKERTKRWLMGRGFQPNGKILSPWTPEKWFLDGRNKDIDLIVFETDCTHIGNRFKKLFRLPNQDVFTHPHIIVSKSLKVAFADFDVVFQDALRGIHGKPEDTEIMIFLTVALNSVLAKYFLFHTASTWGIERGDVRGAELLRFPFPLPEMTQNTANAKEIVKQVVEKIGHLKNQISHNFLLNRQEMIQNEKNELIKYIYEYYDIDEYEQILIDDTINISIPSIQPNRGTRLIPTLLRSEPQERKEYLKLLCDVLNTWARKSQYTIIGNIIVSTKMGAAIIVLDRKIKVEQNWVDIEQDSTQELDEILQRIIRLLPNQQGSMSFLRNLKVFDQEKLYIFKPLTRRFWTKTSALNDADEIASAILTSKYEES from the coding sequence ATGAATAAGTCAATTATTGTAGATTGGAGAGAACAACTTGGACTTAGTGAGAGAAGACCACCAGAATTCTTTCATAGTCTTGAAGCAATCAACACAGGTAATAAATCTCTTCCACAGGCACACGCTATGCGTAGGGCTTGGAAAGATTTAGAACTAGATGGTATTTTATGTGTCAACAATGCACCCTATATCTATTTTAAAGAAGTATCTGGTATAGATTATGCCCAGATGCGTGAACTGCATCGCCATATTTGGAATCAGGGTATTGCCCCATTACTTGTAGTGGTTAGTCCAACTGAAATTCAAGTTTATTCTGGTCTTGCGCTTCCTGCTAAAGATGAACAAAAAATTTCTCAACAAAATCGGCTTGTTCAAATATTAAATCGGGTAGCTGATGAAATTGAACTCAGACAATTTATCAGAGCAGTAGAACTAGGTGAGTTATTTAGGGAAAAGCCAAAATCTTTTAAACCAGATTTGCGAGTTGACCGCTATCTACTCAAAAATCTTGCGGATGCACGTCGTAGTTTATTGGCAGAAGAACCTGTTCAAACTCTAGATATCAGGACTGTCAATGCTCTGCTATGGCGCACAATATTTACTTGTTATCTGGTTGATAGAAAAATTATTGACTGTTCTTATTTTCACAAAATAGGCGCAACAGATTGTCACAGACTAATTGACCTTTTAGAAAGAAACGAACCTAATGAAGCAAAGCGTTTGTTATATGCTTTATTTCAACAACTTAAATCCGATTTTAATGGTGACTTATTCGATGTGGATCTTCAGGCGGAAAATCAGTTGATTAAATATGGGCATATCAATATATTAAAACAGTTTCTTCGCGGTGATGACTTAAGTAGTGATCAACTTTCACTGGGATTTTGGGTTTATGATTTTAGCGTTATTCCTATTGAAACTATAAGTAGTATTTATGAACACTTTTTGGAAACCCAGGAAAAGCGAGAAAGTGGCATATACTATACACCAAGATTTTTAGCTGAGATAGTTCTTGATACCGCATTAGATGGATGGACTTCCTTATTAGAAAAACGTTTTCTTGACCCAGCTTGTGGTTCAGGTATCTTCCTGGTAGCGATTTTTAATAGATTAGCGGAAGAATGGCGGATCAAGCACAGAAATATTAGTAATGATAATGAAGAACTTGCACCAGCCCTAATTAATATTCTCCAACAAAATATTTTTGGCATAGATGCAGATTCTAGTGAAACTGCTTGTCGTATTGCAGCCTTTAGTTTGTATCTTGCATTTTTAGATCAGCTTGATCCTAGAGATATTCAAAGACTTCAAAAAAAAGGTAATGCACTGCCAAAATTAGTAGGTCATAACCTTATTTGCAAAGATTTTTTTGCTCAAGACTTGCCCATTTCTGCAAATGAATTTGACTTGATAGTAGGTAATCCCCCCTGGGCAAAAGTAACCGGAAAAAAAAGTCTTATGGAGCAGTGGTGTCAAAAAGAAAAGCATACAATTGCTCAAAGACAGTTAGCTTCTGGATTTGTGTGGAAAGCTCCCCAGCACTTACGGGATGAAGGACGTATTTGTTTTTTACTGCCAGCAGGAGTTTTATTTAACCACCAAGATAAAGCATTAGAATTTCAAAATGAGTGGTTATCAACATATACAATTGAGCAGGTAATTAATCTATCTGACATGAGATTTTATCTGTTTGATGGTGCTGATCGTCCTACAATTATTGTCAGGTATCGGAAAGAAAAACCTGATAGAAAATTGGGAAGTATTGAATACATAACTCCTAAAACAGAATTGGAGACTATTAGGGCTGAAATTCTCTCTATTTCACCAGATGATCAAAAGAAAGTTAGACTTAGAGAAGTATTATATGACCTTAATAATCAAGAAGCTGCGCTAGTTTGGAAACACTCTTTTTGGGGAACACCCAGAGACAGGAAGTTTCTAGAAAGATTATCTGATCTACCACGACTAGATGATTTAGTAGATACATTGGAAGACCTACGATATAAAGAGAGAACGAAGCGGTGGTTAATGGGTCGAGGGTTTCAACCAAATGGAAAAATATTATCACCTTGGACTCCAGAAAAATGGTTTTTAGATGGAAGAAATAAGGATATTGATTTAATTGTTTTTGAAACTGATTGTACTCACATTGGCAATCGGTTTAAAAAGCTTTTTAGACTGCCAAACCAAGATGTATTTACTCATCCGCATATTATCGTAAGTAAAAGCTTAAAAGTAGCATTTGCTGACTTTGATGTTGTTTTCCAAGATGCACTTAGAGGTATTCATGGTAAACCAGAAGATACTGAAATTATGATTTTCTTAACTGTTGCTCTCAACTCTGTTTTGGCTAAATATTTCTTATTTCATACAGCATCTACTTGGGGAATCGAACGAGGTGATGTACGTGGGGCAGAACTGCTAAGATTCCCATTTCCATTACCTGAAATGACTCAAAATACTGCAAACGCAAAAGAAATTGTTAAGCAAGTTGTAGAAAAAATTGGACATCTAAAAAACCAGATTAGTCACAACTTTTTATTAAATCGTCAGGAGATGATACAAAATGAGAAAAACGAATTAATTAAATATATTTATGAATATTATGATATTGATGAGTATGAACAAATATTAATAGACGACACTATCAATATCTCAATACCGAGTATTCAGCCAAATCGGGGGACTAGGCTTATTCCTACATTGCTTAGGAGCGAACCTCAAGAACGCAAAGAATATTTAAAACTTTTGTGTGATGTACTTAATACTTGGGCGCGTAAGAGTCAGTATACTATAATTGGCAACATAATAGTTTCTACTAAGATGGGTGCAGCAATAATTGTTTTAGACAGAAAAATTAAGGTAGAGCAAAACTGGGTAGATATTGAACAAGATTCTACACAGGAGTTAGATGAAATTCTCCAGCGAATTATTCGCCTTTTACCAAATCAACAAGGAAGCATGAGTTTTTTGCGAAATCTCAAAGTTTTCGACCAAGAAAAACTGTATATTTTTAAACCGTTGACTCGTCGCTTCTGGACTAAGACTTCTGCTTTGAACGATGCAGACGAAATCGCCTCAGCAATCCTTACTAGCAAGTATGAGGAAAGCTGA
- a CDS encoding FG-GAP repeat domain-containing protein — protein sequence MPSKSGLDLNTTSWAVESRQTSQDLTSPLDISLPGGGSSAPSPADSLLPQMPSDLPTNNLPTLPPLSANPNPNPYLTSAAIVPDFNGDGKTDKMWVNVQTGEILVRLMNGTTVIEQASLGTYDLSTWSYKTADFNSDNKTDFLLRNEQTGENVVVLMDGTRVASFLTLDRVDPGWKAEIGDFNGDRKTDIFWRNNTTGQNAIWQMDGTTVVSATVLDPTDVSLTATIVDFDGNGRSDIFWRNTTTGENSAWFMDGSTPTKYDLQAQDVSWGYTLGDFNGDLKTDILWRNTATGENKIWTMNGIFVTEGVVNTLGEGWTAKIGDFNADGKTDIFWHNATTGENTAWLMDGTSISSEAFLPSNTPGYTASLGDFNGDGKTDVYWRDQQTGADKIWTMDGTIATETPIADADKLTPEWYTA from the coding sequence ATGCCTAGTAAATCAGGATTAGATTTAAATACAACAAGTTGGGCGGTAGAATCTCGCCAAACATCACAAGATTTGACAAGCCCTCTTGATATCTCACTGCCCGGTGGTGGTAGTTCTGCACCTTCACCAGCAGATTCATTATTGCCCCAAATGCCAAGTGATTTACCTACAAATAATCTACCCACATTACCACCTTTAAGTGCTAACCCAAATCCCAATCCTTATTTAACCAGTGCCGCCATTGTTCCAGATTTCAATGGTGATGGAAAAACTGATAAAATGTGGGTGAATGTCCAAACAGGTGAAATTTTAGTGCGCCTGATGAATGGTACAACAGTTATTGAACAGGCTTCTTTAGGTACTTATGACCTATCAACCTGGAGTTATAAAACAGCAGATTTCAACAGCGATAATAAGACAGATTTCTTATTACGCAATGAACAAACTGGTGAAAATGTAGTTGTATTAATGGATGGAACAAGAGTTGCTAGTTTCCTGACATTAGATAGAGTTGATCCAGGTTGGAAAGCAGAAATTGGCGATTTTAATGGCGATCGCAAAACCGATATTTTCTGGCGTAACAACACCACCGGTCAAAATGCTATTTGGCAAATGGACGGAACAACTGTAGTTAGTGCGACTGTTTTAGATCCCACAGATGTCTCTTTAACTGCAACTATCGTTGACTTTGATGGTAACGGTAGAAGCGATATTTTCTGGCGCAACACCACCACCGGCGAAAACAGTGCTTGGTTTATGGATGGTAGCACCCCTACCAAGTATGATTTACAGGCACAAGATGTCTCTTGGGGTTATACTCTTGGAGATTTTAACGGCGACTTAAAGACAGATATTTTGTGGCGCAACACTGCAACCGGTGAGAATAAGATTTGGACAATGAACGGTATTTTTGTTACCGAAGGTGTTGTTAACACTCTTGGCGAAGGTTGGACTGCTAAAATTGGTGATTTCAACGCCGATGGTAAAACCGATATCTTCTGGCATAATGCCACAACCGGCGAAAACACAGCTTGGTTAATGGATGGTACCAGCATCAGTTCTGAAGCCTTCTTACCCAGCAACACCCCTGGTTACACCGCATCTCTTGGTGATTTCAATGGCGATGGTAAGACTGATGTTTACTGGAGAGATCAACAAACAGGTGCAGATAAAATCTGGACTATGGATGGAACAATCGCTACTGAAACACCTATTGCTGATGCAGATAAGCTGACTCCAGAATGGTATACAGCTTAA
- a CDS encoding pentapeptide repeat-containing protein: MTDSQNNDSLPENLKRVYDSFAKLEQMKDPIRQEYELLEAAKSCNLPVDSFRQMFKDYCRQQHETRGMQRFFSATFWRTELLLEKLNHCLSELDIFPVLEHLSKLSILVALILYVTECGEREEQKNAQQRRANYEAWGVIRASENKPGNLGRIEALQDLNKQNPQVYLTHINLKKATLSEIDLPKAMLDGADFSQATLDQANLQGAILFNTNLYQANLINANLKNSRMFGANLEGTILEGADLEGADLTGVKGLKVTQIQKAKNYKLANYDPPLRKELGLSDVK; encoded by the coding sequence ATGACGGATTCTCAGAATAATGATTCATTACCGGAAAATTTAAAAAGAGTTTATGATTCTTTTGCTAAACTGGAACAAATGAAAGATCCTATTCGTCAAGAATATGAATTATTAGAAGCTGCAAAAAGCTGTAATTTACCTGTAGATAGCTTTCGACAAATGTTTAAAGATTATTGTCGTCAACAACATGAAACTAGAGGTATGCAGCGTTTTTTTAGTGCTACATTTTGGCGGACAGAATTATTATTAGAAAAGTTAAATCATTGTTTAAGTGAACTGGATATATTTCCGGTTTTAGAGCATCTGAGTAAGTTGTCTATTTTGGTAGCTTTAATATTATATGTTACCGAGTGTGGAGAACGGGAAGAACAAAAGAACGCGCAACAAAGACGAGCTAATTATGAAGCTTGGGGTGTGATTCGAGCTAGTGAAAATAAACCTGGTAACTTGGGCAGAATTGAGGCATTACAAGATTTAAATAAGCAAAATCCTCAAGTTTATCTAACTCATATTAATTTAAAAAAAGCAACTTTGAGTGAAATTGATTTACCTAAAGCTATGTTAGATGGTGCAGATTTTAGTCAAGCTACACTAGACCAAGCTAATCTGCAAGGTGCGATTTTATTTAACACTAATTTATATCAAGCAAATCTCATAAATGCTAACTTGAAAAATAGTAGGATGTTTGGGGCAAATTTGGAAGGTACTATTTTAGAGGGTGCTGATTTGGAAGGTGCCGATTTAACAGGAGTAAAAGGTTTAAAAGTAACTCAGATTCAAAAAGCAAAAAACTATAAGTTAGCTAATTATGATCCTCCATTAAGGAAAGAATTGGGATTATCTGATGTGAAATAG
- the ftsH2 gene encoding ATP-dependent zinc metalloprotease FtsH2, giving the protein MKFSWRIVALWSVLALVIGFFFWQGTFAGQPADNSRNAANTRMTYGRFLEYLDADRVTSVDLYDGGRTAIIEANDQDIENRIQRWRVDLPVNAPELINKLKEHNVSFDAHPIRNDGAIWGLLSNLLFPVLLITGLFFLFRRSNNLPGGPGQAMNFGKSRARFQMEAKTGVKFDDVAGIEEAKEELQEVVTFLKQPEKFTAVGAKIPKGVLLVGPPGTGKTLLAKAIAGEAGVPFFSISGSEFVEMFVGVGASRVRDLFKKAKDNAPCIIFIDEIDAVGRQRGAGIGGGNDEREQTLNQLLTEMDGFEGNTGIIIIAATNRPDVLDSALLRPGRFDRQVTVDAPDIKGRLEILEVHARNKKLDPGVSLEAIARRTPGFSGADLANLLNEAAILTARRRKEAITLLEIDDAVDRVVAGMEGTPLVDSKSKRLIAYHEVGHALVGTLLKDHDPVQKVTLIPRGQAQGLTWFMPNEEQGLISRSQLKARITGALGGRAAEEVIFGAAEVTTGAGGDLQQLSGMARQMVTRFGMSDLGPLSLESQQGEVFLGRDWTTRSEYSESIASRIDGQVRAIAEECYENAKRIIREHRAVTDRLVDLLIEKETIDGDEFRQIVAEYTEVPDKQQFVPQL; this is encoded by the coding sequence ATGAAATTTTCTTGGAGAATTGTAGCACTTTGGTCCGTGCTGGCTTTGGTAATAGGCTTTTTCTTTTGGCAAGGTACTTTTGCCGGTCAACCAGCAGATAACAGCCGTAATGCAGCCAATACCCGCATGACCTATGGGCGCTTTTTGGAATACTTGGACGCTGATCGGGTTACCAGTGTGGACTTGTACGATGGTGGCAGAACTGCAATTATCGAAGCGAACGACCAAGATATTGAAAACCGCATTCAACGCTGGAGAGTAGACTTACCCGTTAACGCTCCTGAGTTGATCAATAAACTCAAAGAACATAACGTCAGCTTTGATGCTCATCCTATCCGCAATGATGGCGCGATCTGGGGTTTGTTAAGTAATCTTTTATTCCCAGTGTTGTTAATTACTGGTTTATTCTTTTTGTTCCGTCGTTCTAATAACCTTCCCGGTGGTCCTGGCCAAGCGATGAACTTCGGTAAGTCTCGCGCTCGTTTCCAAATGGAAGCGAAAACCGGCGTAAAATTTGATGACGTGGCAGGAATTGAAGAAGCTAAGGAAGAATTACAGGAAGTTGTGACTTTCTTAAAACAACCTGAGAAATTTACTGCTGTTGGTGCAAAAATTCCTAAAGGTGTGTTGTTGGTTGGACCTCCTGGGACTGGTAAAACCTTATTAGCAAAAGCGATCGCCGGTGAAGCGGGTGTTCCTTTCTTCTCTATCTCCGGTTCTGAGTTTGTAGAAATGTTTGTGGGTGTGGGTGCTTCCCGTGTCCGCGACTTGTTCAAAAAAGCGAAAGATAACGCTCCTTGTATCATCTTTATTGATGAAATTGACGCGGTAGGTCGTCAACGGGGCGCTGGTATCGGTGGTGGTAATGATGAACGTGAGCAAACCTTAAACCAACTGTTAACAGAAATGGATGGTTTTGAAGGTAATACTGGCATTATTATTATTGCAGCTACCAACCGTCCTGACGTTCTCGACTCTGCGCTATTGCGTCCCGGTCGTTTTGACAGACAGGTAACAGTTGACGCTCCCGATATTAAAGGACGTTTGGAAATTCTCGAAGTTCATGCACGGAACAAGAAATTAGATCCTGGTGTTTCCTTAGAAGCGATCGCCCGTCGTACCCCTGGTTTCAGTGGTGCGGATCTCGCTAACCTCCTCAACGAAGCAGCTATTCTCACCGCAAGAAGACGCAAAGAAGCAATTACTCTGTTAGAAATTGATGATGCAGTTGATCGGGTAGTTGCAGGGATGGAAGGTACTCCTTTAGTAGACAGCAAGAGTAAGCGGTTAATTGCTTACCATGAAGTTGGTCATGCTTTGGTGGGTACTTTGTTAAAGGATCATGATCCTGTACAGAAAGTTACCCTCATTCCCAGAGGACAAGCACAGGGTTTAACCTGGTTTATGCCCAATGAAGAACAAGGTTTAATTTCCCGTTCGCAACTAAAAGCGAGAATTACCGGTGCTTTGGGTGGTCGTGCAGCAGAGGAAGTAATTTTTGGTGCTGCGGAAGTGACAACTGGTGCGGGTGGAGACTTGCAACAGTTATCAGGAATGGCACGACAAATGGTAACACGGTTTGGGATGTCTGACTTAGGTCCTTTATCTTTGGAAAGTCAACAAGGTGAAGTGTTCTTAGGTCGTGACTGGACAACCAGATCCGAGTATTCTGAGTCTATTGCTTCTCGTATTGATGGACAAGTGAGAGCGATCGCTGAAGAGTGTTACGAAAACGCTAAGAGAATTATCCGTGAACATCGTGCAGTTACAGATCGCTTGGTTGATCTGTTAATTGAAAAAGAAACCATTGATGGTGACGAGTTCCGGCAAATTGTCGCTGAGTACACTGAAGTACCTGATAAGCAACAGTTTGTTCCTCAACTGTAA
- a CDS encoding aminopeptidase P N-terminal domain-containing protein, which yields MKSEYRQRREQVMAKIGQGTAIFHSAPTAVMHNDVEYVYRQDSDFYYLTGFNEAQAVAVLAPHHEEHQFILFVQPKDKEKEVWSGYRCGVDAAKEIYGADAAYPIAELDEKLPQYLEKADRIYYHIGRDGNFNNKILKHYQTLLRTYPKRGMGPTGIEDTSTVLHSLRLHKSKTELDLMRQAADIAVEAHNHALKVTAPGRYEYEIQAEIEHIFRLRGGMGPAYPSIVAAGRNACVLHYIENNCQMQENELLLIDAGCAYGYYNSDITRTFPVGGKFTGEQKALYEIVLEAQKQAIQEVKPGNAFDAPHKKAVRILTEGLVELGLLKGEIDKLIEEEKYKPFYMHRTSHWLGLDVHDVGIYQHGENPQILQPGQVLTIEPGLYIVPDTTPAEDQPAIDPRWVGIGIRIEDDVLVTATGNEVLTAGVAKEIKDVER from the coding sequence ATGAAATCAGAATATCGGCAACGTCGTGAACAGGTAATGGCGAAAATTGGGCAAGGAACAGCGATTTTTCACAGCGCACCCACAGCAGTCATGCACAATGATGTCGAGTATGTTTACAGACAAGATAGTGATTTTTATTACTTAACTGGTTTTAACGAAGCGCAAGCGGTAGCAGTGTTAGCACCCCATCACGAAGAACATCAGTTTATTTTGTTTGTGCAACCCAAAGATAAAGAAAAGGAAGTTTGGAGTGGTTATCGTTGCGGGGTGGATGCTGCAAAGGAAATTTATGGTGCAGATGCAGCTTACCCTATTGCAGAGTTAGATGAGAAGTTACCGCAATATTTAGAAAAAGCAGATCGGATTTATTATCATATTGGAAGGGATGGTAATTTTAACAACAAAATTCTTAAACATTATCAAACTTTACTGCGTACCTATCCCAAACGGGGAATGGGACCCACAGGGATAGAAGATACCAGCACAGTTTTACATAGTTTGAGATTACATAAAAGTAAAACCGAACTAGACTTAATGCGTCAAGCGGCGGATATTGCAGTGGAAGCACACAACCACGCTTTAAAAGTCACCGCACCGGGAAGATATGAATATGAAATACAAGCAGAAATAGAACATATTTTCCGGTTACGGGGTGGGATGGGTCCTGCTTATCCTTCCATTGTTGCTGCGGGAAGAAATGCTTGCGTTCTGCATTACATAGAAAATAATTGTCAGATGCAAGAAAACGAATTGTTATTAATTGATGCTGGTTGTGCTTACGGTTATTACAATTCAGATATTACCAGAACATTTCCCGTAGGTGGAAAATTTACAGGAGAACAAAAAGCGTTATATGAAATAGTATTAGAAGCACAAAAACAAGCGATCCAAGAAGTTAAACCGGGAAATGCTTTTGATGCACCCCATAAAAAAGCGGTGCGGATATTAACAGAAGGTTTAGTGGAATTGGGTTTATTAAAAGGGGAGATTGATAAATTAATAGAAGAGGAAAAATATAAACCATTTTATATGCACAGAACGAGTCATTGGTTAGGTTTGGATGTGCATGATGTGGGAATTTATCAACATGGAGAAAACCCGCAAATTTTACAACCGGGACAGGTTTTAACCATAGAACCGGGATTATATATAGTACCGGATACAACACCCGCAGAAGATCAACCAGCAATAGATCCGCGTTGGGTGGGAATTGGGATTAGAATTGAGGATGATGTGTTGGTTACTGCTACTGGAAATGAGGTTTTAACTGCGGGAGTTGCGAAGGAAATTAAGGATGTAGAAAGATGA
- a CDS encoding anthranilate synthase component II — MIIVIDNYDSFTYNLVQYLGELAVDFPVAADLKVFRNDKITVEEIKALKPDAVVISPGPGRPEDAGISLDVIVKLGSSLPILGVCLGHQSIGQVFGGKIVSAPELMHGKTSLVSHKGVGVFQGLENPITATRYHSLVIDRETCPEVLEITAWVEDGTIMGVQHRNYPHIQGVQFHPESVLTAAGKQLLRNFLEQLQVRE, encoded by the coding sequence GTGATTATAGTTATTGATAATTACGATAGTTTTACATATAATTTAGTACAATATTTGGGAGAACTAGCCGTAGATTTCCCAGTTGCTGCTGATTTAAAAGTTTTTCGTAATGATAAAATCACTGTAGAGGAAATCAAGGCTTTAAAACCAGATGCAGTGGTAATTTCCCCAGGTCCTGGTCGTCCAGAAGATGCAGGAATTTCTTTAGATGTAATTGTAAAACTGGGTTCTAGTTTACCAATTTTAGGTGTTTGTTTAGGACATCAAAGTATTGGTCAAGTATTCGGTGGTAAAATTGTTTCCGCACCAGAATTGATGCACGGTAAAACTTCCTTAGTGTCTCATAAGGGAGTAGGGGTTTTCCAAGGATTAGAAAATCCCATTACTGCTACCAGATATCATAGTTTGGTGATTGACCGTGAGACTTGCCCGGAAGTATTAGAAATCACCGCTTGGGTGGAAGATGGGACAATTATGGGAGTACAGCACCGGAACTATCCTCACATTCAGGGAGTCCAATTTCATCCAGAGAGTGTTTTAACTGCTGCGGGTAAGCAGTTACTCAGAAATTTTCTGGAACAATTACAGGTAAGAGAGTGA
- a CDS encoding GNAT family N-acetyltransferase produces the protein MNKPNITIRQANIADHQGVTKYAIQLVYQHQNFNPLRFTTFENHEQHLLDFFAEQISNPKAVVLVVEVENEIVGYSFIRLEESSFVDIAPETVWLHDIYIDESARGMGAGKLLLDASINAAKELGSQVLILQVAAQNEFAKKLFEANGFKVATYEMMMNLSEE, from the coding sequence ATGAACAAGCCAAATATTACAATTAGACAAGCAAATATAGCTGATCATCAAGGTGTGACAAAGTACGCCATCCAATTAGTTTATCAACATCAAAATTTCAATCCCTTGAGGTTTACCACCTTTGAAAATCATGAACAACATCTGTTGGATTTTTTTGCCGAACAAATTAGCAACCCAAAAGCAGTTGTGTTAGTTGTGGAAGTAGAAAATGAAATTGTTGGTTATTCCTTTATACGGTTAGAAGAAAGCAGTTTTGTGGATATTGCACCTGAAACAGTATGGCTGCATGATATATACATTGATGAATCAGCGCGGGGAATGGGAGCAGGAAAATTACTATTAGATGCTTCAATAAATGCGGCAAAAGAGTTAGGTTCACAGGTATTAATACTGCAAGTCGCCGCACAAAATGAATTTGCCAAGAAGCTATTTGAAGCTAATGGATTTAAGGTGGCGACTTACGAGATGATGATGAATTTAAGTGAAGAGTGA
- a CDS encoding MBL fold metallo-hydrolase, with protein sequence MKRRELLGYAGAGLATALVTNFSSHLPVNAQSSGVSVQWLGHTCFLFTGGGVKILVNPFRTVGCTAGYRPPKVVADLVMISSQLLDEGFVEGLPGNPKLIYQPGVYEFKGLKFQGISIDHDRKGGRQFGKNTVWKWTQGGVNFLHLGGAAAPISLEQKILMGRPDVALVPVGGSAKAYNAQEAKQAVGVLNPKLVIPTHYRTQAADPNSCDITPVDDFLTLMSGVNVRRSNGDTVNIASGNLKENTEIQVLSYKF encoded by the coding sequence ATGAAACGACGAGAATTATTGGGTTATGCTGGTGCTGGTTTAGCAACTGCTTTAGTTACTAATTTCAGTTCTCACCTGCCAGTTAATGCCCAATCTAGTGGTGTATCTGTGCAATGGTTGGGTCACACTTGCTTTTTGTTTACTGGTGGGGGTGTAAAAATTCTCGTTAATCCTTTTCGGACAGTTGGTTGTACTGCTGGTTATCGTCCCCCCAAAGTTGTAGCGGATTTGGTAATGATTAGCAGTCAATTGTTAGATGAGGGTTTTGTGGAAGGACTACCAGGAAATCCTAAACTAATTTATCAACCAGGTGTTTATGAATTTAAAGGTTTGAAGTTTCAAGGAATTTCTATAGATCATGATCGCAAAGGTGGCAGACAATTTGGTAAAAATACTGTTTGGAAATGGACTCAAGGGGGAGTGAATTTTTTACATTTGGGGGGTGCGGCTGCACCTATTTCTCTTGAACAAAAAATCCTCATGGGTCGTCCTGATGTAGCTTTAGTTCCCGTGGGTGGTAGTGCTAAAGCTTATAATGCCCAAGAAGCAAAACAAGCTGTGGGGGTGTTAAATCCTAAGTTGGTGATTCCTACCCATTATCGTACTCAAGCCGCTGATCCTAATAGTTGTGACATTACACCTGTAGATGATTTTTTGACTTTGATGAGTGGTGTAAATGTACGCCGCAGTAATGGGGATACGGTGAATATTGCTTCTGGGAATTTAAAGGAAAATACAGAAATTCAAGTTTTGAGTTATAAGTTTTAG